The Elaeis guineensis isolate ETL-2024a chromosome 14, EG11, whole genome shotgun sequence genome has a segment encoding these proteins:
- the LOC105057824 gene encoding ABC transporter B family member 11 isoform X1: MGDGGEKENIELEDGIRTNDIGSSSNSVVKVPSGKPAEMPDQQESEKSGKQDDGKYTVPLYKLFTFADSTDISLMILGTVGGVANGLALPLMTILFGDLIQSFGGASGIHDVVHRVSKVALKFVYLAIGSGVASFFQVACWMATGERQAARIRNLYLKTILRQEIGFFDKETNTGEVVERMSGDTVFIQDAMGEKVGKFIQLTSTFIGGFVVAFVRGWLLTLVMLATIPPLVVAGGIMSTVISKMASRGQAAYGEAAVVVEQSIGSIRTVASFTGEKHAVNKYKKSLNSAYSSGVQEGLAAGLGLGTVMLFIFCGYSLGIWYGAKLILNKGYTGADVVNVIFAVLTGSLSLGEASPCMTAFAAGQAAAYKMFQTINRKPEIDTYDTRGKQPNDIQGDIEFRDVYFSYPARPDEQIFRGFSLLIESGMTVALVGESGSGKSTVISLIERFYDPQAGQVLIDGINIKEYQLRWLRGKIGLVSQEPVLFACSIRDNIAYGKDNATIEEIRAAAELANAAKFIDKMSQGIDTMVGEHGTQLSGGQKQRIAIARAILKNPRILLLDEATSALDAESEHIVQEALDRVMTNRTTVVVAHRLSTVRNADTIAVIHRGSIVEKGSHSELLKDSDGAYCQLIHLQEMNKESDNISGPDQDRSDIGDSGRHSSKKLSFTHSISRGSSRGQSRHHSFQMALGVPIGIDIQANTTEQSNIPKTQMPQEQKEVPLRRLAYLNKPELPVFLLGSIAAIVNGVILPLFAILLSNVINAFYQPPHKLKKDSNFWSLMFLVFGVVSLLALPARSYFFAVAGSKLIRRIRLMTFEKVINMEIEWFDKPENSSGTIGGRLSADAASVRSLVGDALALLVQNTASMVSGLLIAFLANWQLSLIILALIPLIGLNGYIQMKFIKGFSADAKMMYEEASQVATDAVGSIRTVASFSAEEKVIKLYKEKCEGPLRKGIRQGIISGIGFGISFFLLFSVYATSFYIGARLVEDGKTTFGKVFRVFFALAMAAIGISQSSSLAPDSSKAQSAAASVFTILDQKSKIDPSDDSGMSLETVKGNIEFRHVSFRYPTRPDVQIFQDLCLAIHAGKTVALVGESGCGKSTAISLLQRFYDPDSGQILLDGTEIQRFQLRWLRQQMGLVSQEPSLFNETIRANIAYGKEGQATEAEIIASAELANAHKFISSLQKGYDTFVGERGIQLSGGQKQRVAIARAIVKDPKILLLDEATSALDAESERVVQDALDRVMVNRTTIVIAHRLSTIKGADVIAVVKNGMIIEKGKHEKLINIKDGAYASLVALHSRASS; encoded by the exons ATGGGGGATGGAGGAGAAAAGGAAAACATTGAACTTGAAGATGGTATAAGGACCAATGATATTGGATCCTCTAGCAATTCAGTGGTAAAAGTTCCTTCTGGAAAACCTGCGGAGATGCCGGATCAGCAAGAGAGCGAGAAGAGTGGGAAGCAGGACGATGGCAAGTATACCGTGCCACTTTACAAGCTGTTCACATTTGCAGACTCAACTGATATAAGTTTGATGATCTTGGGGACTGTGGGTGGGGTCGCAAATGGGCTCGCACTGCCACTTATGACAATTCTCTTCGGAGACTTGATTCAATCTTTTGGAGGAGCTTCAGGTATTCATGATGTGGTTCATAGAGTGTCCAAG GTAGCGCTTAAGTTTGTCTATCTAGCAATTGGGTCAGGCGTGGCATCTTTCTTCC AGGTGGCTTGTTGGATGGCTACTGGAGAAAGACAGGCTGCACGGATACGGAATTTATACCTGAAAACCATATTACGGCAAGAAATTGGATTCTTTGACAAGGAAACCAATACAGGAGAAGTTGTTGAGAGAATGTCAGGTGACACTGTCTTCATTCAGGATGCCATGGGTGAAAAG GTTGGTAAATTCATTCAGTTAACATCAACTTTCATTGGAGGTTTTGTGGTTGCCTTTGTTCGAGGGTGGCTTCTCACCCTCGTTATGCTGGCCACAATTCCTCCACTTGTGGTTGCTGGAGGAATCATGTCCACTGTCATATCCAAGATGGCATCGCGTGGACAGGCAGCTTATGGAGAAGCAGCAGTTGTTGTGGAACAGAGCATTGGCTCAATTAGAACA GTTGCCTCTTTTACTGGGGAAAAGCATGCAGTGAACAAATACAAAAAGTCTCTGAACAGTGCTTACAGTTCAGGTGTTCAAGAAGGTCTGGCTGCTGGATTAGGTCTTGGCACAGTCATGCTCTTCATCTTCTGTGGGTATTCTTTGGGCATATGGTATGGAGCAAAATTGATCCTGAACAAAGGTTACACAGGTGCCGATGTTGTTAATGTGATATTTGCAGTCCTGACTGGCTCTTT ATCTTTAGGCGAAGCATCACCATGCATGACAGCATTCGCAGCAGGTCAAGCTGCAGCATATAAGATGTTTCAGACTATCAACAGAAAGCCTGAAATAGATACTTATGACACAAGAGGAAAGCAGCCCAATGACATCCAAGGAGACATAGAATTTAGAGATGTTTATTTCAGTTATCCTGCCAGACCAGATGAGCAAATCTTCCGTGGATTCTCTCTGCTTATAGAAAGTGGAATGACTGTGGCCTTGGTTGGAGAGAGTGGAAGTGGAAAGTCCACCGTCATCAGTTTGATAGAAAGATTCTATGACCCACAGGCTGGTCAAGTTCTCATTGATGGTATAAATATCAAGGAGTACCAACTAAGATGGCTTAGAGGCAAAATTGGGCTTGTCAGTCAGGAACCAGTACTATTTGCTTGTAGCATTAGAGATAACATAGCTTATGGAAAAGATAATGCAACTATTGAAGAAATCAGAGCTGCAGCTGAGCTAGCTAATGCTGCCAAGTTCATTGATAAAATGTCTCAG GGAATTGACACGATGGTTGGTGAGCATGGAACTCAGCTATCTGGTGGGCAGAAGCAAAGAATTGCCATTGCAAGAGCAATTCTGAAAAATCCACGAATATTACTTTTAGATGAAGCCACGAGCGCTCTGGATGCAGAGTCTGAACACATTGTGCAGGAGGCACTCGATAGGGTCATGACAAACCGAACTACTGTAGTAGTTGCTCACCGTTTGAGCACCGTGAGGAATGCTGACACAATAGCTGTCATACATCGAGGATCAATTGTTGAAAAAG GTTCACATTCAGAGCTGTTGAAGGATTCAGATGGAGCTTATTGTCAACTCATACACTTGCAGGAAATGAACAAAGAATCAGATAACATATCTGGACCAGATCAGGACAGATCTGATATTGGGGATTCAGGAAGGCACTCTAGCAAAAAACTGTCCTTCACCCATTCGATTAGCCGGGGATCATCTAGAGGGCAAAGTAGGCACCACTCATTCCAAATGGCACTTGGTGTTCCTATAGGAATTGATATCCAAGCAAATACAACAGAGCAATCAAACATTCCCAAAACCCAAATGCCTCAAGAACAAAAAGAAGTACCTCTCCGCCGCCTTGCATACCTTAACAAACCTGAGCTCCCAGTGTTTCTACTTGGTTCGATTGCCGCCATTGTCAATGGAGTTATACTTCCACTATTCGCTATACTCTTATCCAATGTGATAAATGCATTTTACCAGCCACCGCACAAGCTCAAGAAGGATTCTAACTTTTGGTCATTAATGTTCCTGGTCTTTGGTGTGGTGTCCTTACTTGCACTTCCAGCTAGATCATACTTCTTTGCTGTAGCTGGCTCGAAATTGATAAGAAGAATTAGATTAATGACATTCGAGAAGGTGATTAACATGGAGATAGAATGGTTTGATAAACCTGAGAACTCCAGTGGAACAATTGGGGGAAGATTATCAGCAGATGCAGCCTCAGTTCGGAGTCTTGTGGGTGATGCACTTGCACTACTTGTTCAGAACACTGCCAGCATGGTCTCTGGTTTGCTGATTGCTTTTCTTGCTAACTGGCAGCTATCTCTTATTATCTTGGCTTTGATTCCTCTCATAGGTCTCAATGGATATATCCAGATGAAGTTTATCAAGGGATTCAGTGCAGATGCAAAG ATGATGTATGAGGAAGCAAGTCAAGTTGCTACTGATGCAGTAGGAAGTATAAGAACTGTTGCTTCATTTTCGGCTGAGGAAAAGGTAATTAAACTGTACAAAGAAAAATGTGAAggccctttgagaaagggaatcAGGCAAGGGATAATCAGTGGAATTGGTTTTGGAATCTCGTTTTTCTTGTTGTTTTCTGTGTATGCAACCAGCTTTTATATTGGAGCTCGGCTTGTGGAGGATGGGAAGACAACTTTTGGAAAAGTTTTTCGA GTTTTCTTTGCTCTTGCTATGGCAGCCATTGGAATTTCTCAGTCAAGCTCCCTTGCACCAGACTCTTCCAAAGCCCAATCTGCTGCAGCTTCTGTGTTCACTATTCTTGATCAGAAGTCTAAGATAGACCCAAGTGATGATTCTGGGATGTCCTTAGAAACAGTGAAGGGCAACATTGAGTTTCGGCATGTCAGCTTCAGGTATCCTACAAGGCCAGATGTCCAGATCTTCCAAGACTTGTGCTTGGCTATCCATGCTGGAAAG ACTGTTGCACTTGTTGGGGAGAGTGGCTGTGGAAAATCGACTGCCATATCATTATTGCAAAGATTTTACGACCCTGACTCGGGTCAGATATTGCTAGATGGAACTGAAATACAAAGGTTCCAGCTGAGGTGGTTGAGGCAACAGATGGGTCTGGTGAGTCAAGAACCATCTCTGTTCAATGAGACAATCCGAGCTAATATTGCTTATGGAAAGGAAGGGCAGGCCACCGAAGCCGAGATCATAGCTTCTGCAGAGCTTGCAAATGCTCACAAGTTCATTAGTAGTTTGCAGAAG GGTTATGACACATTTGTTGGAGAGCGTGGTATCCAGTTATCTGGTGGGCAGAAACAGCGTGTAGCGATTGCACGTGCCATAGTGAAAGATCCCAAAATCTTATTACTAGATGAGGCAACTAGTGCACTtgatgctgaatctgaacgagtTGTTCAAGATGCACTGGATCGAGTAATGGTCAATCGAACCACAATTGTTATAGCCCATCGGTTATCTACAATAAAAGGTGCTGATGTGATTGCTGTGGTCAAAAATGGAATGATCATAGAGAAAGGGAAGCACGAAAAGCTTATTAATATCAAGGATGGGGCATACGCCTCCTTAGTAGCACTTCATTCAAGAGCCTCTTCATAG
- the LOC105057824 gene encoding ABC transporter B family member 11 isoform X2: protein MGDGGEKENIELEDGIRTNDIGSSSNSVVKVPSGKPAEMPDQQESEKSGKQDDGKYTVPLYKLFTFADSTDISLMILGTVGGVANGLALPLMTILFGDLIQSFGGASGIHDVVHRVSKVALKFVYLAIGSGVASFFQVACWMATGERQAARIRNLYLKTILRQEIGFFDKETNTGEVVERMSGDTVFIQDAMGEKVGKFIQLTSTFIGGFVVAFVRGWLLTLVMLATIPPLVVAGGIMSTVISKMASRGQAAYGEAAVVVEQSIGSIRTVASFTGEKHAVNKYKKSLNSAYSSGVQEGLAAGLGLGTVMLFIFCGYSLGIWYGAKLILNKGYTGADVVNVIFAVLTGSLSLGEASPCMTAFAAGQAAAYKMFQTINRKPEIDTYDTRGKQPNDIQGDIEFRDVYFSYPARPDEQIFRGFSLLIESGMTVALVGESGSGKSTVISLIERFYDPQAGQVLIDGINIKEYQLRWLRGKIGLVSQEPVLFACSIRDNIAYGKDNATIEEIRAAAELANAAKFIDKMSQGIDTMVGEHGTQLSGGQKQRIAIARAILKNPRILLLDEATSALDAESEHIVQEALDRVMTNRTTVVVAHRLSTVRNADTIAVIHRGSIVEKGSHSELLKDSDGAYCQLIHLQEMNKESDNISGPDQDRSDIGDSGRHSSKKLSFTHSISRGSSRGQSRHHSFQMALGVPIGIDIQANTTEQSNIPKTQMPQEQKEVPLRRLAYLNKPELPVFLLGSIAAIVNGVILPLFAILLSNVINAFYQPPHKLKKDSNFWSLMFLVFGVVSLLALPARSYFFAVAGSKLIRRIRLMTFEKVINMEIEWFDKPENSSGTIGGRLSADAASVRSLVGDALALLVQNTASMVSGLLIAFLANWQLSLIILALIPLIGLNGYIQMKFIKGFSADAKMMYEEASQVATDAVGSIRTVASFSAEEKVIKLYKEKCEGPLRKGIRQGIISGIGFGISFFLLFSVYATSFYIGARLVEDGKTTFGKVFRVFFALAMAAIGISQSSSLAPDSSKAQSAAASVFTILDQKSKIDPSDDSGMSLETVKGNIEFRHVSFRYPTRPDVQIFQDLCLAIHAGKVR, encoded by the exons ATGGGGGATGGAGGAGAAAAGGAAAACATTGAACTTGAAGATGGTATAAGGACCAATGATATTGGATCCTCTAGCAATTCAGTGGTAAAAGTTCCTTCTGGAAAACCTGCGGAGATGCCGGATCAGCAAGAGAGCGAGAAGAGTGGGAAGCAGGACGATGGCAAGTATACCGTGCCACTTTACAAGCTGTTCACATTTGCAGACTCAACTGATATAAGTTTGATGATCTTGGGGACTGTGGGTGGGGTCGCAAATGGGCTCGCACTGCCACTTATGACAATTCTCTTCGGAGACTTGATTCAATCTTTTGGAGGAGCTTCAGGTATTCATGATGTGGTTCATAGAGTGTCCAAG GTAGCGCTTAAGTTTGTCTATCTAGCAATTGGGTCAGGCGTGGCATCTTTCTTCC AGGTGGCTTGTTGGATGGCTACTGGAGAAAGACAGGCTGCACGGATACGGAATTTATACCTGAAAACCATATTACGGCAAGAAATTGGATTCTTTGACAAGGAAACCAATACAGGAGAAGTTGTTGAGAGAATGTCAGGTGACACTGTCTTCATTCAGGATGCCATGGGTGAAAAG GTTGGTAAATTCATTCAGTTAACATCAACTTTCATTGGAGGTTTTGTGGTTGCCTTTGTTCGAGGGTGGCTTCTCACCCTCGTTATGCTGGCCACAATTCCTCCACTTGTGGTTGCTGGAGGAATCATGTCCACTGTCATATCCAAGATGGCATCGCGTGGACAGGCAGCTTATGGAGAAGCAGCAGTTGTTGTGGAACAGAGCATTGGCTCAATTAGAACA GTTGCCTCTTTTACTGGGGAAAAGCATGCAGTGAACAAATACAAAAAGTCTCTGAACAGTGCTTACAGTTCAGGTGTTCAAGAAGGTCTGGCTGCTGGATTAGGTCTTGGCACAGTCATGCTCTTCATCTTCTGTGGGTATTCTTTGGGCATATGGTATGGAGCAAAATTGATCCTGAACAAAGGTTACACAGGTGCCGATGTTGTTAATGTGATATTTGCAGTCCTGACTGGCTCTTT ATCTTTAGGCGAAGCATCACCATGCATGACAGCATTCGCAGCAGGTCAAGCTGCAGCATATAAGATGTTTCAGACTATCAACAGAAAGCCTGAAATAGATACTTATGACACAAGAGGAAAGCAGCCCAATGACATCCAAGGAGACATAGAATTTAGAGATGTTTATTTCAGTTATCCTGCCAGACCAGATGAGCAAATCTTCCGTGGATTCTCTCTGCTTATAGAAAGTGGAATGACTGTGGCCTTGGTTGGAGAGAGTGGAAGTGGAAAGTCCACCGTCATCAGTTTGATAGAAAGATTCTATGACCCACAGGCTGGTCAAGTTCTCATTGATGGTATAAATATCAAGGAGTACCAACTAAGATGGCTTAGAGGCAAAATTGGGCTTGTCAGTCAGGAACCAGTACTATTTGCTTGTAGCATTAGAGATAACATAGCTTATGGAAAAGATAATGCAACTATTGAAGAAATCAGAGCTGCAGCTGAGCTAGCTAATGCTGCCAAGTTCATTGATAAAATGTCTCAG GGAATTGACACGATGGTTGGTGAGCATGGAACTCAGCTATCTGGTGGGCAGAAGCAAAGAATTGCCATTGCAAGAGCAATTCTGAAAAATCCACGAATATTACTTTTAGATGAAGCCACGAGCGCTCTGGATGCAGAGTCTGAACACATTGTGCAGGAGGCACTCGATAGGGTCATGACAAACCGAACTACTGTAGTAGTTGCTCACCGTTTGAGCACCGTGAGGAATGCTGACACAATAGCTGTCATACATCGAGGATCAATTGTTGAAAAAG GTTCACATTCAGAGCTGTTGAAGGATTCAGATGGAGCTTATTGTCAACTCATACACTTGCAGGAAATGAACAAAGAATCAGATAACATATCTGGACCAGATCAGGACAGATCTGATATTGGGGATTCAGGAAGGCACTCTAGCAAAAAACTGTCCTTCACCCATTCGATTAGCCGGGGATCATCTAGAGGGCAAAGTAGGCACCACTCATTCCAAATGGCACTTGGTGTTCCTATAGGAATTGATATCCAAGCAAATACAACAGAGCAATCAAACATTCCCAAAACCCAAATGCCTCAAGAACAAAAAGAAGTACCTCTCCGCCGCCTTGCATACCTTAACAAACCTGAGCTCCCAGTGTTTCTACTTGGTTCGATTGCCGCCATTGTCAATGGAGTTATACTTCCACTATTCGCTATACTCTTATCCAATGTGATAAATGCATTTTACCAGCCACCGCACAAGCTCAAGAAGGATTCTAACTTTTGGTCATTAATGTTCCTGGTCTTTGGTGTGGTGTCCTTACTTGCACTTCCAGCTAGATCATACTTCTTTGCTGTAGCTGGCTCGAAATTGATAAGAAGAATTAGATTAATGACATTCGAGAAGGTGATTAACATGGAGATAGAATGGTTTGATAAACCTGAGAACTCCAGTGGAACAATTGGGGGAAGATTATCAGCAGATGCAGCCTCAGTTCGGAGTCTTGTGGGTGATGCACTTGCACTACTTGTTCAGAACACTGCCAGCATGGTCTCTGGTTTGCTGATTGCTTTTCTTGCTAACTGGCAGCTATCTCTTATTATCTTGGCTTTGATTCCTCTCATAGGTCTCAATGGATATATCCAGATGAAGTTTATCAAGGGATTCAGTGCAGATGCAAAG ATGATGTATGAGGAAGCAAGTCAAGTTGCTACTGATGCAGTAGGAAGTATAAGAACTGTTGCTTCATTTTCGGCTGAGGAAAAGGTAATTAAACTGTACAAAGAAAAATGTGAAggccctttgagaaagggaatcAGGCAAGGGATAATCAGTGGAATTGGTTTTGGAATCTCGTTTTTCTTGTTGTTTTCTGTGTATGCAACCAGCTTTTATATTGGAGCTCGGCTTGTGGAGGATGGGAAGACAACTTTTGGAAAAGTTTTTCGA GTTTTCTTTGCTCTTGCTATGGCAGCCATTGGAATTTCTCAGTCAAGCTCCCTTGCACCAGACTCTTCCAAAGCCCAATCTGCTGCAGCTTCTGTGTTCACTATTCTTGATCAGAAGTCTAAGATAGACCCAAGTGATGATTCTGGGATGTCCTTAGAAACAGTGAAGGGCAACATTGAGTTTCGGCATGTCAGCTTCAGGTATCCTACAAGGCCAGATGTCCAGATCTTCCAAGACTTGTGCTTGGCTATCCATGCTGGAAAG GTCAGATGA